A part of Rhinoderma darwinii isolate aRhiDar2 chromosome 1, aRhiDar2.hap1, whole genome shotgun sequence genomic DNA contains:
- the MSMP gene encoding prostate-associated microseminoprotein: MVPAPLPVLVLLLCLLLPCAQSRCYFQAKALCRYAGKSFKLGESWLRPDCQLCTCLHPVGVGCCEITQHPIDFPSWCEARYDPQTCQISVVQKADPKLPCVHSADYEWGSAGAPEASAQTVYPSHLGR; encoded by the exons ATGGTGCCCGCTCCTCTGCCCGTCCTGGTCCTGCTACTCTGCCTGCTGCTTCCATGTGCACAGAGCCGCTGCTACTTCCAAGCCAAAG CCCTTTGTCGCTACGCTGGGAAGAGTTTCAAACTGGGTGAATCGTGGCTGCGGCCGGACTGCCAGCTCTGCACGTGTCTGCACCCGGTGGGAGTCGGATGTTGTGAGAT AACGCAGCACCCCATTGACTTCCCATCCTGGTGCGAAGCTCGTTATGACCCTCAGACGTGTCAAATCTCCGTGGTACAGAAAGCCGATCCTAAACTGCCGTGTGTGCACAGCGCCGACTATGAATGGGGGTCGGCAGGAGCGCCAGAAGCTTCCGCCCAGACCGTCTATCCGTCACACCTGGGCAGATAG